The sequence CGGGCGGCACCCACGGCGCGGGCGGCGGGGCGCCGGCGGGCACCAGCTCCCGGGACGGCGAGCGCTCGAGGCGGGCGGCCCGCTCGACCTCGCGCCCGGACCGCACGGCCGGCGCCTCCTCGACGGTCGCCGCCGTCGCGCTCCGGTCGGACCGGCGGGCGGCGCGCGACAGGCGGCCGACGGCGCCGTCGGCGTCCCTGCGGCCGGAGGCGGCGTAGGCCACCAGCCCGCCCAGCACGACGAGGACCGGGATGGCGATGGCGAGGACGGTCGTGGTGTCCATGGCTACTCCCGGTCCGTCACAGGTCGAAGAAGAGGCCGTCGTTCCACGGGAAGATGAAGTTGAAGCCGGGCCCCCGGAAGAACGAGCCGATCAGCACGAGCACCGCCCAGAACATGAGGAAGAGGGTGAACAGCCCGATGGCGAACTTGCGGTCCTCGGGCTTCTGGCTCGGGTTGCGGTCGGTGTAGGGGGCGAGGATCAGGGCGAACAGGCCGATGCCCGGGATGGTCACGCCGGCGACCATCGGGTGGAACATCGTCAGCAGCTCCTGGAGGCCGAGGAAGTACCAGGGCGCCTTCGACGGGTTCGGCGTCTGGTTCACGTTGGCCAGGGCGAGCAGCGGGGCGTTCACGAAGATCGAGAAGATGAGCAGGAACGCGGTGATGGCCAGGGAGGCGACGAACTCCACCACCAGCAGGTGGGGCCAGGTGTGGACCTTGTCCTGGGGCTTGGCCTTGACGTCCTGGATGGAGCCGGACTTGACGACCGTGAGCAGCCGCTGGGTGTGACCGCCCGGCCCGGTCGCCACCGGCGGGGCGGCCGTGGCGACCCCGGTCGCCGCCGCGGCAGCGGCCGCCCGGGTGGCGGTGGCCGTCGCCGCCCCGCCCCCGCCGCCGCCGCCGTCGCCGGCCCTCGCCTTGGCCGCCTTCGAGCGCTCGAGCAGGTGGGCCGGGATGCGGCTGGCCGCCGCGGACGCGGGCGCGTCGGCGGCCGGCGTGGCGCCGGCGTCGGCCGCGGGGGCGGCATCGCCCCCGCCGCCCTTCTCGGCGGCCTTCTTGCGGGCCTCGGCGGCCCGCTTGCGGAGGTGCTCGGGGATCTCGGTCACGGTTCTGCCTTCCTCCCCTTCCCTACAGCGGACCGCTGATCCCGCCGTCCTTCCGGACTCGCCAGAAGTGGACGGCCATGAAGATCAGGATGACGAACGGCAGCATCAGCACATGCAGCACGTACCAGCGGAGCAGGGTGTCGGTGCCGATCTCGACGCCGCCGAGGAGCACGAAGCGCACCTCGTTCCCGAACACCGGCGTGTACCCCATCATGTTCGTGCCGACGGTGACGGCCCAGAGGGCGAGCTGGTCCCACGGCAGCAGGTAGCCGGTGAACGACAGGAGCAGCGTGAGGGTCAGCAGGATGACCCCGATCACCCAGTTGAACTCCCGGGGCGGCTTGTAGGCCCCGTGGTAGAAGACCCGGCTCATGTGCAGGAACACCGACAGCACCATCAGGTGCGCCGCCCACCGGTGCATGTTCCGCACGAGCAGGCCGAAGGTCACCGAGGTCTGGAGCGTGTAGATGTCGGTCCAGGCCTGGGCCGCCGTCGGCCGGTAGAAGAACATGAGGAAGATGCCGGTGACGGTCAGCAGGAAGAAGAGGAAGAACGAAAGGCCGCCGAGGCACAGCGTGTAGCTCACCTTGACCGCATGCCGCTTCACCTTGACGGGGTGC is a genomic window of Acidimicrobiales bacterium containing:
- the extP gene encoding selenite/tellurite reduction operon b-type cytochrome ExtP; protein product: MAKTLPNKPRMADRLSELGDRVQGSQAWSSIFRPGSIFRKGYTDSPRNRSYVIMNNTLYHMHPVKVKRHAVKVSYTLCLGGLSFFLFFLLTVTGIFLMFFYRPTAAQAWTDIYTLQTSVTFGLLVRNMHRWAAHLMVLSVFLHMSRVFYHGAYKPPREFNWVIGVILLTLTLLLSFTGYLLPWDQLALWAVTVGTNMMGYTPVFGNEVRFVLLGGVEIGTDTLLRWYVLHVLMLPFVILIFMAVHFWRVRKDGGISGPL
- a CDS encoding menaquinol-cytochrome c reductase cytochrome b subunit — protein: MTEIPEHLRKRAAEARKKAAEKGGGGDAAPAADAGATPAADAPASAAASRIPAHLLERSKAAKARAGDGGGGGGGAATATATRAAAAAAATGVATAAPPVATGPGGHTQRLLTVVKSGSIQDVKAKPQDKVHTWPHLLVVEFVASLAITAFLLIFSIFVNAPLLALANVNQTPNPSKAPWYFLGLQELLTMFHPMVAGVTIPGIGLFALILAPYTDRNPSQKPEDRKFAIGLFTLFLMFWAVLVLIGSFFRGPGFNFIFPWNDGLFFDL